gaaggtcccgggttcgagtcgcagtctcctcgcattgcacaggtgagggtaaggcttgccactgacacccttccccagaccccgcacagagcgtgagctctctgcactgggtacgcccctatAAGATTTTCTCACTGTTGATACTTGATACTACGGTTGGTGCTTATTGGTAAAACATTCTCTGACAGATTGACAAGACCCGGGCTGGTGTGCTTGTGGGCACTGGTATGGGTGGCCTCACGGTGTTTTCTGATGGTGTTCAGAATCTCATTGAGAAGGGATACAGAAAAATAACTCCTTTCTTCATTCCATATGCTATAACAAACATGGGTTCCGCCCTGCTTGGAATGGACATTGGTTTCATGGGTCCAAACTACTCCATCTCAACTGCCTGTGCTACCTCGAACTACTGTTTCTATGCTGCAGCAAACCATATCCGTAGAGGCGAAGCTGATATAATGATAGCTGGTGGCACTGAAGCTGCAATTATTCCAATTGGTGTTGGTGGCTTTGTTGCCTGTAGAGCACTGTCACAGAGGAATGATGACCCCAAAACAGCATCCAGGCCTTGGGACAAGGATCGTGATGGTTTTGTTATGGGTGAAGGAGCTGGAGTCCTGGTATGATATATTAGCATTATCTGATATTTTGTTAAGCCTATAAACTgcaaaagaaaatattttttctttaaCAATTTGTGAAGAGTAACTTCCATTCAGTTCTAATGCACCCAGGGTCTATCTCTAGCTGCTCCAATACTTCAGTTGCGATGAATGTTTTCTATAATCTATATTCAATTGATCATTCATCTTCTGCCATGTATATTCTTATGGCATGATGATAAGATGTTTCATGCTTGTCATTCCTTTTTGCCATGGAATTATGAATTTCTATCCATTAATATTCTAATTGCTAGTTCTTTCAATCAATTTGACAAAGGTCATGGAGAGCCTAGAGCACGCAATGAAACGTGATGCACCAATAATTGCGGAGTATTTAGGAGGTGCTGTGAACTGTGATGCTTACCATATGACTGACCCGAGATCTGATGGTCTTGGTGTTTCATCTTGCATCAAGCAAAGTCTCGAAGATGCTGGTGTGGCACCTGAGGAGGTAGTATGAATTTTAGTTGTTAAAAATACTGCTTCATTTCATATTTGTTCCATTATGCTTAACTTGTCTGTAACTCTGCTTTCTAGAGTGACAGTTGTCCATGATTCTTAAATAGTGATCCATAGTTGTGCAATTTGGCATGGTTgccacacttttggttcagatataatTTTCACTCATCTAGCTGGCATGTAACTATACACTGTAAATGCCAATTCCTTACACATTTCACAGTTATGTTTTGCCTTGATAAGCTGGTTTTGACTTCACGAATCCTTTGAGGAATCTTAAGTAATAAGTAAATGGAACACTTACAAACTATTTTCAGGTCAACTATATTAATGCTCATGCAACATCAACCCTTGCTGGTGATCTGGCAGAGGTGAATGCCATCAAGCAAGTCTTCAAGGACCCATCTGGGATCAAAATAAATGCAACCAAGGTATTTCAACTTATCAATATTATTTCAGATATTTATTCATTGCCCCTTCCTGATGGCTGATGTGATCTTCCATTTGCAGTCCATGATAGGACATTGCCTTGGTGCAGCAGGCGGTTTGGAAGCCATTGCTACTGTTAAAGCGATAACTACTGGATGGGTGCATCCAAGCATAAACCAATTTGTAAGTAACAGCACGGTAATTTTAGCTATCATTCTATTAGAATCTGTTTGCCACTAAATCTGAGCTACATTCTCTTTTGACTGCAGAACCCAGAGGAAGCGGTTGAATTTGACACTGTACCTAATGTAAAAAAGCAGCATGAAGTGAACGTTGGTTGGTATCAATTTCAAGGCACATTAATCCCCCCAAACAAAACCT
The nucleotide sequence above comes from Miscanthus floridulus cultivar M001 chromosome 18, ASM1932011v1, whole genome shotgun sequence. Encoded proteins:
- the LOC136520225 gene encoding 3-oxoacyl-[acyl-carrier-protein] synthase I, chloroplastic-like, with product MQSLLLPTAAAAPVVAPRGRRCLPGRLSVRASATAAAAPRRETDPKKRVVITGMGLVSVFGNDVDAYYDRLLAGESGIGPIDRFDASKFPTRFAGQIRGFSSEGYIDGKNDRRLDDCLRYCIVGGKKALEAAGIAHGSKPMEKIDKTRAGVLVGTGMGGLTVFSDGVQNLIEKGYRKITPFFIPYAITNMGSALLGMDIGFMGPNYSISTACATSNYCFYAAANHIRRGEADIMIAGGTEAAIIPIGVGGFVACRALSQRNDDPKTASRPWDKDRDGFVMGEGAGVLVMESLEHAMKRDAPIIAEYLGGAVNCDAYHMTDPRSDGLGVSSCIKQSLEDAGVAPEEVNYINAHATSTLAGDLAEVNAIKQVFKDPSGIKINATKSMIGHCLGAAGGLEAIATVKAITTGWVHPSINQFNPEEAVEFDTVPNVKKQHEVNVGISNSFGFGGHNSVVVFAPFKP